A stretch of Gossypium hirsutum isolate 1008001.06 chromosome A06, Gossypium_hirsutum_v2.1, whole genome shotgun sequence DNA encodes these proteins:
- the LOC107962120 gene encoding protein trichome birefringence-like 33: MKPPLPPSTSSALRKTRPSPYFYTFLTFTVFVLILYCEDLLSIFDRNELVPIKPIPETGKEKETKSTSQLPFVIGEPEETGKKEETESKSKLPFAIGEPEEIGKKKEAKSMSKLPFAIGETEEGCDIFSGRWVRDELTRPLYEESECPYIQPQLTCQEHGRPDKEYQKFRWQPYGCDLPRFNATLMLESLRGKRMMFVGDSLNRGQYVSMVCLLHRILPPNAKSLESSIDQSLTVFRAKDYNATIEFNWAPFLLESNSDNAIVHRVDDRMVKKGSINKHGKNWKGVDVLVFNTYLWWMTGRKMKFLKGKGSFKDEKKDIEELTTEDAYRVAMKSILKWVRKNMDRNKTRVFFTSMSPLHIKSQEWGGEPDGNCYNETTLIEDPNY; the protein is encoded by the exons atgaaaccTCCATTGCCACCTTCAACCTCTTCAGCTCTGAGAAAGACACGTCCTTCTCCCTACTTTTACACCTTCTTAACGTTCACGGTTTTCGTTCTCATTCTCTATTGTGAAGACTTGCTCTCCATTTTTGATCGAAATGAACTCGTTCCAATCAAACCAATCCCTGAAACAG GGAAGGAAAAAGAGACAAAATCGACGTCGCAATTGCCATTTGTTATAGGGGAACCTGAAGAAACAG GGAAGAAAGAAGAGACGGAATCGAAGTCGAAACTGCCATTTGCGATAGGGGAACCTGAAGAAATAG GGAAGAAAAAGGAGGCGAAATCGATGTCAAAGCTGCCATTCGCGATAGGGGAAACTGAAGAAGGATGTGATATATTCAGTGGGAGGTGGgtgagggacgagttaactcggCCTCTCTATGAAGAATCGGAGTGTCCGTACATTCAGCCCCAGTTGACATGTCAAGAACATGGTAGACCTGACAAAGAGTATCAGAAATTTCGATGGCAACCCTATGGATGTGATCTTCCCAG GTTTAATGCCACATTGATGCTAGAGTCGTTAAGAGGGAAGAGGATGATGTTTGTAGGAGACTCATTGAACCGAGGTCAGTATGTTTCAATGGTGTGCCTTCTCCATAGAATTCTTCCTCCAAATGCAAAGTCTTTAGAATCTTCCATTGATCAATCATTAACGGTCTTCAGAGCCAAG GATTACAATGCGACGATTGAATTCAACTGGGCACCATTTCTTCTCGAATCGAATTCGGATAACGCCATCGTTCACAGAGTGGACGATAGAATGGTGAAGAAAGGATCCATCAACAAGCATGGCAAGAATTGGAAAGGCGTCGATGTGTTGGTATTCAACACATATCTATGGTGGATGACAGGCCGAAAGATGAAGTTCTT GAAAGGGAAAGGGTCATTTAAGGATGAAAAGAAAGATATTGAAGAGCTGACAACTGAGGATGCTTATCGAGTGGCAATGAAAAGCATATTGAAATGGGTGAGGAAAAACATGGATCGTAACAAGACGAGGGTGTTCTTCACTAGCATGTCTCCTTTGCATATCAA GAGTCAGGAATGGGGAGGGGAACCTGATGGGAACTGTTATAATGAAACGACTTTGATTGAGGATCCTAATTATTAG